In Mastacembelus armatus unplaced genomic scaffold, fMasArm1.2, whole genome shotgun sequence, the following are encoded in one genomic region:
- the LOC113133724 gene encoding coxsackievirus and adenovirus receptor homolog: MAFLDAVGDSVTLRCHFNLAPEDLGVLDIEWSIKPSDVREEETLVIWYAGNHIYDGYDPFRGRVQFVSPDPASGNASISITDLTPTDHNTYQCKVRKLPGISMINMDLNVMERPTEPECNLEGVVDLGHKVVLRCRSTQGSSPMWYSWYKESRNKMLPNDGYVSSVQGDLFLTVTKENILGTYICTAQNLVGMDTCRLTLKFSSAVRIRVAAAAAGTALITIIIIAIIIFCHHKRKIELHLGCEIIEDEMPPHQWLPKKSQQVIPSRSVLKEEFKNKMLENKNDKKSEKDSEYVDMTSKQWMEEFKNKMLENKNDKKSEKDSEYVDMTSKQWMEEFKNKMLENKNDKKSEEDSGYMDMISQLYVSTSKQEETKKKMLENNSKKSEEDNLYDIPVEPGQMSEEDNLYEISFDPGQK, encoded by the exons ATGGCGTTTCTGGATG CAGTGGGAGACAGTGTGACCCTCAGGTGTCACTTCAACCTTGCTCCTGAGGACTTGGGAGTACTGGATATCGAATGGAGTATCAAGCCTTCAGATGTCCGTGAAGAAGAGACACTCGTCATCTGGTATGCTGGAAATCACATATATGATGGATATGATCCATTCAGGGGGAGAGTTCAGTTTGTATCTCCTGATCCTGCAAGTGGCAATGCTTCAATAAGCATCACTGACCTGACACCTACAGACCACAACACCTATCAATGCAAGGTTAGAAAACTTCCTGGAATCAGCATGATCAACATGGACCTGAATGTAATGGAGAGACCAACTGAACCTGAGTGCAATCTGGAAGGCGTGGTTGACTTGGGTCACAAAGTGGTGCTCAGATGTAGGAGCACACAAGGCAGCTCCCCCATGTGGTACAGCTGGTACAAGGAAAGCAGAAACAAGATGCTCCCTAATGATGGCTATGTTAGTTCTGTGCAAGGTGACCTGTTTTTAACAGTAACCAAAGAAAATATCCTGGGGACCTACATTTGTACAGCTCAAAACCTTGTGGGAATGGACACTTGTCGGTTAACACTCAAATTCAGCTCAGCAGTTAGGATTAGagttgcagcagctgctgcaggtacTGCActtatcaccatcatcatcatagctATCATCATTTTCTGccatcacaaaagaaaaattgagCTGCACTTAGGATGTGAGATCATAGAAGATGAAATGCCCCCCCACCAATGGCTGCCTAAAAAGAGTCAACAGGTCATACCTTCAAGGAGTGTACTGAAG GAGGAATTCAAGAACAAGATGCTGgagaacaaaaatgacaagaagTCTGAAAAGGACAGTGAGTACGTGGATATGACATCCAAACAGTGGATG GAGGAATTCAAGAACAAGATGCTGgagaacaaaaatgacaagaagTCTGAAAAGGACAGTGAGTACGTGGATATGACATCCAAACAGTGGATG GAGGAATTCAAGAACAAGATGCTGgagaacaaaaatgacaagaagTCTGAAGAGGACAGTGGGTACATGGATATGATATCCCAACTGTATGTGTCAACAAGCAAACAG gaggaaacaaagaaaaagatgcTGGAGAACAACTCTAAGAAGTCTGAAGAGGACAATCTGTATGACATACCCGTCGAACCTGGGCAGATGTCTGAAGAGGACAATCTGTATGAGATATCGTTCGACCCTGGGCAGAAGTAA